A window of Kribbella sp. NBC_00382 genomic DNA:
TTACTGAGGCGGAGGCGTACCAACTGCTCGCGCATGTGCTCGGAGAGGCCAGAGTGATCGCCGAGTCAGCCGCCACTGTTGAGCTCGCCAGGGCTTGTGCCTTCCTGCCGCTGGCGTTGCGCATCGCTGCTGCGAACTTGTCCTGGCAACCGCAGCGACGCATCGCCGACTACTTGACCGAGTTGCAGGTCGACAGCCTGCGGATGCTCACCGTTGACGGTGATCCCGAGCAAGGGGTGGCAGCCGCACTCGACGCGTCGTACGAAGCCCTGCCACTCACAGCTCGCCGCCTCTTCCGGCTTCTCAGCCTGGTCCCCGGCCTCGACCTCAGCGTCCCGGCCGCTGCGGCCGTCGGCGCACTCGACGCCGGCGACGCGCGGGTTCTGGTCGACCGCCTGGTCTCGGCCCACTTGCTTGCCGAGCGAGCCCCCGGCCACTACGCCTGGCACGATCTGCTGCGCGCCTATGCCGCCGACCGCTTGGCGGTACAGGATTCGGACGAGGACCGCGGAGCGGCAACTCGACGCCTGTACGACTGGTGCTTCGAGGCTGTCGCCGCTGCAGCGGATCTGCTGTACCCGCACATGCTCTGCCTGTCGCGGACCGCAGGTGAAACCATCTTCGCGGACCACGCGGCGGCGCTGGCTTGGCTCGACACCGAACGCGCAAACCTGGTCGCCGCCGTACGGCACGCCGCCGTACCGGAAACGGCCTGCCTGCTGGCCGATGCCCTGCGTGGCTACTTCCACCTACGGCGGCACTCGTCGGACTGGCTCGTCGTCGGCGAGTCCGCACTGAAGACCGCCACTGCTCTCGGCGACGTCCGAGCCCAGGCCGCGGCGCGGCACAGTCTCGGGACGGCCTACCGCTGCCTGGGAGATTCGCCGACCGCGTTGCACCACTATGACGAGGCCCTGCGACTCGCACGACTCTGCGGCTGGCAAGAGGCTGAGGCGACAGCCCTCGGCAACCTGGGCATCGTGTACCAAGCTCAAGGGCGGTTGAAGGCAGCCATCGGCCGGCTCACCCTCGCCATTGAGCTCGATCGGCGTATCGGCCGGACCGCGGGCCTGGCCAACAACCTCGGCAACCTCGGTGCCGTCTACCTGGATCAGGGGACCTTGGGCGCTGCCGTCGATTGCTTCGACGAGGCGCTCGAGCTGAATCGCCGCTCGGGCAGTCGGCACGGTCAGGCCCTCGCCTTGACGGGTCTCGCGCAGGCGTACCGCGAAGCAGGCCGGGACAAGGACGCGATCGGCCGGTTCACCGAGGCCATGCTGCACTGCACCGAGATCGGCGATCGCGACGGACAGGCCATCGTCCACATCGGACTCGGCGAGGTGGCCCGGGACCTGGGGCAGACCGCTGAGGGTTGCGATCATGCCCATGCGGCACTGGCGCTGGCGCGCGACGGCGGTGATCCGCGGACCGAGGCGCTCGCCCTCAACCTGCTGGCCTCGGCGGTGGCTGATCCGCGGGAGGCATACCGGCACAACACCCGTGCGCACGAGCTCGCCGAGCGGACCACCGTGCCGCGGACCCAGACCCAAGCCATGATCGGGCTGGCGACCGCCGCGCTCCAGCTCGGCGACCTCGATCAAGCCGCTCACCACGCCGAACGCGCCCTGACCCTCGCGGCCCGCTGCGGCTACCGCCTGCTCGAAGGAGAGGCCCGCGCGACCTCGACGAGGATCCACCGACGCCGCCGCAAAACCCAGCAGGCAACCGGCTAGGACGCGGGTTCGCCGGGTCGTGCCGGACGGGCTCAGCGGGCCATTGCGAGTACGTCGCGGACCAGGCGACGGGGGTGGTCGTCGTCGAGCGGCAGGGCGAAGATGACGTTGTAGTACAGCGGCGCGACGATGTGGTCGAGGATCTGCGGGATGGTCGGTGTCTTCTCGCCGCGTTCGGTGGCGCGCCGCACCATCTCCGCTGCCTGCTCCCGGCGGGCGTCGGTGACCGCGCAGTTCGCGACGAGGTCGGCGCGGGCCGCCACCATCGCGCGCAGGTAGCGGGCTCGCTCGGGACGGGTGATGTCGCCGGCGATGATGGTCGCCCACTCCGTCAGGTCCTGCTCGAGGGATCCGGTGTCGGGTACGGACTCGCCGTCCCGCGTCAGGGCTGCGACGGCGACGTCCTCGAGCAGTGCGTGGACGTCGGGCCAGCGCCGGTAGAGCGTCGTCGGGTTGACCCCGGCGCGCTCGGCGATGACCGGAAAGCTGATCTTGTCGGCGCCCTGGCCGACGAGCTCGCCGACGGCGGTGTAGATCGCGGTCAGCACCCGGTTGCTCCGCCCGCCAGGGCGACTCGGTCGGTCAGGCATGCCGCCATTCTAAGCAAAGAAGTTTGCTTTTACGAAGATCCGGGCGCTAGTGTCCTTAGAGCAAAGATCATTGCTTTTGGATGGAGGTTTCCCGTGTTCAGTCGCTCAGTCTCGTTCGTCGTCGCCGGGGCCGCCGGCGCCGCGACACTGACCGCCGCGTCGGCACCGTCGCCGCTCTATCCCGTCTACCAGCGTCTGTGGGGGTTCTCCGCGTTCGTGCTGACGGTCGTCTTCGCCGTCTACGTTTTCGCGTTGCTCGGCGCCTTGCTGACCGTCGGCTCGCTCTCCGACCGGGTCGGTCGTCGCCCGGTCGCGTCCGGAGCGCTGGTGCTGCTCGCGCTGGGCATGGTGCTGTTCGCGATCGCCGGAGGTACCGGTGGCCTCGTGGTCGCGCGCATCGTGCAGGGCCTTGCCGTCGGCGCTGCCACCGGTACGACGACGGCCATGATCATGGACTCGGCGCCGAACTCACGGTTCGGTTCGGTCGTCAGCAGCGCGGTACCGTCCCTGGGCATCGTGATCGGAGCCGTCCTCGCCGGTGCCCTGGTGGAGTTCGCGCCGCTGCCTCGCCAACTCGTCTTCTGGATCCTCGGCGGGGTCTACCTGGTGCTCGCAGCGCTCGTCTGGCTGATCCCTGAGGGCGCCCGTCCGAAGCCGGCCGCGCGGGAGTCGCTCTGGCGGTCGCTGCGGCCGAGCGCCGGGCTTCCGCCGGCCGTGCGGCCGGTCTTCTTCGCCCTGGTTCCTTCGATGGCCGCGACGTGGGCGCTCGCCGGGTTGTACCTGTCGCTCGGGTCGTCCGTGCTCGGCCACGTCCTCGAGGTGCACAGTCATTTCGTCGTCGGCATCGTGCTCGGAGTGTTCTTCGCCGCCGGCGCGGTCGGCACCGTGGTCTCGTCAGTCTCGACGCGTTGGCGCGAGTGGCTCGGGTACGGAACACTCGCCCTCGGCGTTCTGATCACGATCGCGGCGATGCTGCTGACTACGTTGCCGATCTACGTGGCCGGATCGGCAGTCGCCGGACTGGGCTTCGGCGCGACGTTCCACTTCGCCGTCCAAGCACTCGGCGACGCGGCGCCGGACGGCCGGCGCGGGGAGGTGTTCGCGACCATGTACATCGTCAGCTACATCGCCTTCAGCGTGCCCGCACTGGCCGCCGGGCTAGCCGCCGAACGCTTCGGCCTCGAACCGACAGCCGTCGCGTACGGCGCCCTGGAAGTCGCCCTGATCCTGATCGCGACAGCCGCCGGAATCATCCGCGCCCACCGCCAGTTCAGCGAGAACGAGCCACTGACGGATCAGGGCATCCAGTCAACCAAGCTCCACTGAACCAGTTGAGTCTGTAGGGCTGAGGGCGTTGATCTGGCCGTGGTCAGGCGATGTAGTTGACTTCGGCGCGGTCTCGGCTTTGGTAGAGGTCCCAGTAGGTGGCGGCGATGGCGTCGGGTTCCGCTTCGGGAGGGCCGGAGCCGATCCAGGCGCTGATGGCCAGGTGCGCCGCGTAGACGCCGCTGCCGTCCAGGACCTGGTGGAGGTTGAGCACCCAGCTGCGCAGCGCGGCCGCGGCGGCGTTGACGTTGCCCATCGCCGGATGCGGATTGATCGAGCCGCCGCCCGTGGTGAACAGCAGAGTGCCGGTGCCGGCCTCGCGCATGGCCGGCAGCACTTGGGCGGCCGCCGTGACCGCGCCGTACAGGTAGTACTCGATCTGTGGCTGGAGGTTGTCCGGCGTGACGTCGAGCGGTCCGGCCATGTCGAGCTCGCGGGTCGCGGGTGAGTACTCCAGGACGTCGACCGGGCCGAAGACCTTGGTGATCTGTTCGAAGGCAGCCACCAGCGAGGGCCGGTCGGTTACGTCGGCGGTGAACGCCGCGGCGCTTACTCCATGGGATTTGAGGTCGGTCACGAGCGTGTCGAGCTTGGCGGCGTCGCGGGCGACGAGGGCGACCTCGAAGCCGTGGCCGCCGAACAGCTTGGCGATGGACAGCCCCATGCCGGGGCCGGCGCCGACGATGGCAATGACAGGCATGTTCGGTGGTTCTCCTCAGTTGACGTGACGGCGAGCTCGCCAGGGCAGCTAGATCAGAAGTGGAAGAGCCTTTCCAGTTCTCTCTCGACCATACATCAACTGGATAGGCCTATCCAGTTCGGCGTAGGGTGGGGGCATGTCCGCTGACGGTGCCGCCTCTGTCCAGGTCAATGAGGCCGGGCCGTTGCGCCGTGATGCGGAGCGCAACCGTGAGCGCATCGTGGCCGCGGCCCGCCAGGCGTACGCCGAAGCCGGCCTGGAGGTCTCGATGGCCGAGGTCGCCCGTCGCGCGGGGGTGGGCATCGCCACCTTGTTCCGCCGGTTCCCCGCCCGCGAGGACCTCATCGACGCCGTCTTCGCCGACCGCATGGACGCGTATGTGGAGGCTGCCGACAGGGGCCTGGCCGATCCCGACCCGTGGAACGGTTTCGCCGGCTTCGTCGAAGCCATCTGTGGGATGCAGGCCGCCGATCGCGGGGTCGCAGACCTTCTGACAATGACCTTCCCCGCCGCCGAAGCGCTGCAGGTCAAACACGCCCGCGCGCTGGAGAGGTCGATCCAGCTGATTGATCGTGCCAAGGCCGCAGGACACCTGCGCGCCGATTTCACTCACCAGGACTTGGCGATCCTGCTCATGGCCAACGCCGGCGTCGTCGGCGCCACCGGCCAAGCCGCCCCGGATGCCTGGCGGCGTCTGGTCGCCTACATGCTCCAGGCCTTCGCCGCTTCCGGCTCCGCAGCTCAGAACGCAGAACTACCACCAGCACCGACACCAGCCGCCCTGTACCAGGCAACGCTCCAACTTGGAAGCACCAGCCGCCGAGGCTGATCGATCGTTGCTCTGTCACGCCCACTGCAGTACGTCGTCGTGCGACAGCCGGGGCAGACGGGGGAGCCAGGGGGCTTTGCCCGGGTGTCCGATATTCACGACCAGGATCGAGTGCAGCCGACCGTCGGGAAAGAACTCGCTGTCCATCCCGGCGGCGTCGAACCCGCCCATCGGGCCGGCGGCCAGGCCGTGCGCGCGGACCGACAGGATGAAGTAGCCGGCCTGCAGGATCGCGTTGAACTTCGCGGCCTCGGTGCGCAGCTCCGCGTTCGCCGCGAAGGTGTCCTTCAGCTCCGGCCGGAACGGCAGCACCGCCGGGATGTGCTCGTGGAACCGGGTGTCGGTCGCGAGGACGGCCACCGCCGGCGCGGACGCGGTCTTGGCTTGGTTGCCTTCGTTCATGTGCTTGACCAGCCGGTCCCGCGCTTCACCCGGATGCACATAGAGCACGCGCAGGGGCTGGGTGTTCGCCGAGGTGGGACCCCACTTGGCCAGCTCCCAGATGTCGCGCAGCTCCGCGTCCGGCACCGGTGTGTCCGCGAAGGTGTTCGCGGTCCGGGCTTCGGTGAACAGGACGCGTTTGGCCTGCTCGTCCAGCCGGCCGAGCCGAAGCTCGTCCGGATCCGTGTAGTCCGTGTAGTCCTTGGGGTTCATCGTTCATTGCCTTTCGACGTCAGGAAAGTGGGCGCTCGACCAGGTTTCGCAGCACGAGCGCGTTGGGGGCCTCGATCAGCCGGCCTCCTTCGGCCAGGCGTCCCAGTTCGACCGGCGACAGGCCGAGAGAGTCGACGAGCTTCGCGATGCGTTCGCCGGCCTCTTGATCGTCGGAGGCGACGAAGACGACGCGCCGCCCGACGGTGGGGTCGAGCGCTTCGGACAGGACGTTGGCCGGCAGCTGGTTGAAGGCCTTGACCACCGTCGCGCCGGACAGCTGTGCTGCGACGTACTGGGACGACAGCAGGCCGCCGAGGATGTGCTCGGCGTCGGATGCGTAGTGCGCGTTGGTCGCGTCGACGACGGTCTTGCCGGTCCAGTCCGGCAGCGAGCGGCCGAACTCCGCGATCGCCGGGAACGGGATCGCCATCAGGACGACGTCGCTCGCCAGTGCCTGGTCGAGCGGCACGGCGTGGACGCCCGCGCCGAGCTCGTCGGTGAGTTCACGGAGCGACTCCGGCCCGCGGGTGTTCGTGATGCTCACCTCGATACCCGCCCGGGCGAAGAGCCGGGCCAGCGCCGAGCCGACGTTCCCGCTGCCGACGATCGAGTACCGCGGTACAGCAGCCATGATCTCCTCCATGTAGTTAACATGTGAACTAAACGTAGCACGAGTAGTTCACATGTCAACCAAGTTGTGTACGATCGTCTCGTGACGACGACACGGTGGCTGGACGAGCGGGAGGATCGGGCCTGGCGGAGCCTGATGGCGATGCAGGAAGGTCTGGCCGAGTACCTCGACCGGCAACTGCGGACCCGATCCAGCCTGTCGACGCCGGACTACCAGGTCCTGGCGCACCTGTCCGAGGCAGTCGACGGCGGGCTGCGTCCGTTCGAGTTGGGCCGATTGCTGCACTGGGAGAAGAGCCGGCTCTCGCAGCACTTGAGCCGGATGGAGAAGCGCGGCCTGGTGGCGCGCGAGCGCTGTCTCACCGATCAGCGTGGCGCGGTCATCGTGATCTCACCGCAGGGCCGTGCGCTGATCGAGGCGGCCGCTCCGCTGCACGTCGCAGAGGTCCGCGCCGCGGTCATCGACCACCTCACGGCCGAGGAGCTCGAGACCCTCACTGCCATCGGAGACAAGGTGCGGAAGCGGCTCGAAGAGCTCGGCGCCGAGGACTGAGGTCAGAGGCCAGACCTGTCCTGTCAGAAGTCCCAGGCGGCCCGGATTGCTGCCACTTCGCGTTCCGCCTGGCGCTTGCCGATGTGGAGAGCCCGGCCGGCGGTCTCCGGGTCAAGCATTTTGACCGGCGTCTCGAGGTCGCTGAAATCGGGCTCCACGGCTACCAGTCGAGTGGTTTCGCGCAGTTGGGCGACCTCGGCGTCCGCTCTGATGGTCGAAGCGGATCGATTGCTGTCGGCTCCGCCTTCCTGGGCCCCGAGAGGCAGACATGAGACGACCACGAGAACGTCGCTCGGTGGCGCCGCTGTGGCGTTCAGGTGGCTGACCAGACCGCCGTCCATGTAGCGGTTTCCGTTGATGGTGACGGTGGGGAACAGCATCGGTACGACGCAACTAGCGGCAACCGCGTGCAGCAGCGGCACACGGGATTCTTCGCCCCACACGACAAGCTCGCCGGTGCCGGTGTCAATCGCCGTGCATCGGAAACCGGCGGGCCAGGCGACGCCGTCGAGTATTTCGAGCAGGCCGAGGTAGTCGCCTTCGTCGAGGGTGGTCGTCGCTTCCTGTGCTGCGGAGCCGATTGCTCGCAGCGCTTGTCGCGGGTCGGCGGCGAGGCTGGCTTGGCGCGACGCGTTGAGGAAGTTTTCAGAGCCTGCCGTCAGGCTGTCGAAGTCGAGTTTCTGCCCCACTGCCGCCAGCACGGCGAGCGCATCGGTCACGTCGCGACCGCTGGACAGCAGCGCGCCGACCAGGGATCCCGCGGAGGTTCCCACGATTGCCGAGGCTCCTGCCAAATCGACGCCGGCGTCGCGCAGCCCGGTGAGCAGACCCGTCTGCCAAGCGACACCGACGGTTCCGCCGCCGCCGAGAACGACCGTGCGCGTGGGTGAACCATTTCGCTGAGAGGTCATTGCTGTTCCTTCATGATGCGAGGTCGATACCGAAGAGCGATCAAAACCACGGCGGGCCTTCCGGCCCGTGTAAACCTTCTGCTCAACGCTGTTGAGTGAAACCATACACGAGTCGCTCAACGCTGTAGAGTGAAGTTGTGAACGAGACCTCCCGTGACGCCAAACGCGCCCGTACCGCACAGCGGATCCTTGCTGCCGCCAGGCAGGAATTCGCGACCCGGGGTTTTGACGGCGCGACGATCCGGGGCATCGCCGCAGTCGCGGGAGTGGATGCCTCGCTGGTGATGCAGCACTACGGCTCGAAGGCGGCCCTCTTCACCACTGCTGTTCAGCTGCCCAGCGACGACGCGGAAAGCGCCGCCGAGCACCTCCTGGAGGTACTGGCCAACCGACTGCGCGAACTGCCCCCGGAGACGAGCGCACTGGTCCAGTCCATGCTCACGGTGCCGGAAGCCGCCGACTCGATGCGGGCATACCTCGACGAACGCGTCGACAACCTCGCCAGATCCTTGGACGGCGACGACGCACACTTGCGCGCCCTGATCACCGTGAGCGGCATCCTCGGCCTGACGATCACGCAACACTTCCTGAAGTTGCGCGCCTTCGACGACGCCTCCCACGAAGCGTTGCTGCAGGCCGCGCGCGGCTGGACCGCATACCTGTCGCGCGACTCGTAAGGCCGATCAGCAGCACGGCTCACCTTGCCCGCCTGCTGAAAGCGGAGCGGTTTCCGCCGAGCTGAGTGGTGCTGCTACTCGCCGGGGTCGATTTCGTGGCCGGGCTGATCTGGGCTGACCCGCCGTTGCTTCATCTCGGCTTCGGCGAGGTGTCGCCGGCCGCCGGTGAGCTGGTCGCGGGCCGTCTTCTCGAGCTGGGTGAACAGGTCGTAGTAGTTGTCGTCGTACTCCTCGACCAGCTGGAAGGTCCACCGGCCGGAGATCACGTTGCGGCCGATCAGCTCGGTACTGATCCGATCGGCGAGCGCGGTGTGGCCGGCCGTGCGCAGGAACTCGACCGCCTTGTCCAGTTGCAGATCCGCGGACCCGGTCAGTTGATGGAAGGCATAAAGCTGACCCCGTGCCCGGATCACCGTCTCCAACGCCTCCGTGAGCTTGCCGACGGCTTCGACGGTCAGATCGTCAACCCCCGCCGGGCGCTCATGCCCTTCCGCCACCGGAACCCCGTGCACTTCACCGAACTGACTCATGCACCCGAGGTACCCAATTCGAATCGTCCCGGCGACGATTTCGAAGGGGGGACCACCACCCCGGCGCCGCGAACGCGCTACTCGACCGGATCGTTCGGCGTCACCGCGACCATTAGTTCGTTGCTGGCTGGGCTTGCGTTGGCTGGATTGGGAAACGGCGTGGGGGCGGAGGTTTGAGTCCTCGTCTCGGGTGGGTACCGGGTGAGTCGCTCGTCAGGCAGTGCGCGAGTCGGTACGTGCTGACCGGCCGGGAGTGAGGCACTGATGGTGATGGACGCGTATGACAGAGCAGACGCGCGTGGGGAGTCGGTGCGGTGGGAGTGCGATGCGGACCTCGTGCGAATCGTCGTCGGGGGTGTGCTGACCGATGCGACCGCTGCCAGTGCGCGGGAGATGCTGCTGGACGCGTGCGAGCGGCGTACGAAGGGCATAGTCCTGACCATCGAGGCCGAGTTCGACCCGATGAACCCCGACGTGCTCGGGCGACTGATGGATATGGCTCAGAGGCGTTGCTGGGCAGCAAGTCGCCGGCTCGAAGTCACGGCAACGGACCCCATGATCTGTGAAGCCTTGGCAACCATGGGCATCTGGCCTTCGCCCCAGTCCGGATCGCTGGCGTGAACCCGCAGCCTGGTTGCCCTGCGGTACCCGCGCGTGCTCATGATCGGGTCCTGTTCCGGTGGGAGCGGTAGCGGGCGATCACGACTCCCGCGACGACCACGGCGACGGCGAGGACTCCGATCAGTACCAGCGGTGTCCCGGTCCAGTCGTTGGCGTCGCCGTCGGTGTCTCCGGCGGGAAGCGGACTTGGACTCACCGCTGTGAGCCAGTTGCTGACGATCGCTACTGCGACGTACATGGCGACCAACCTTCTTCCTTGACGCGACGCCCGATGTCGTGGCGGTAACCGACCGCGCCCTGGTCGAAACCTACGCAGCAAAACTTATGCACTGGGTCTTGAGCACACAGCGAGCACCGAGAGGGGATTGGACGTAGCTGCCGGCGCGCGAGCGGCGAAGGGGCCGGTTGCGCCTCGTGTCCCCTACGAGCATTCGCCGTCGGCCGCCTCCGCCGCAGGTCCCCGGCCCGGAGGTGAAGCCGACCGAAGACAGTTGGCCGGTACCCGGCGATCGTGATCGGAAACGACCGTGCAGGTCGGATTCTGTTCAGTCGCTGGTCTTCAGGGACGTGGTCGCCGGGCCGTCGAGGACGTTGCCATCGGCATCGAAGCGGGAGCCGTGGCAGCTGCAGTCCCAGGTGGTGTCGGCGGTGTTCCAGGTCAGCGGACAGCCTAGGTGTGTGCAGACAGGGTTGGCTCTGCCGTCGTGTTTGAGGAGCCGGGCAGCGTGGCCGGTGGTGAAGTCCTTGCCGACTTTGAGGTTGTCGGCGATCAGCTTGGCAATGGCGCGAGCGTCCCCGATCCGGCCGGCGTCGTAGAGGCCGGCGGCGGGATGATGCCGACCGGCGATCAGGTCGTTGATGATGCCAGCGGCAACAGTACCGTTGCTGAGGCCCCATTTGTGCATGCCAGTGGCAACGAAGATGTTGCCGCTACCGGCTGATCTGCCCACATAGGGCAGAAGATCGGGGGTGCTGTAGTCGTGGGCCGACCACCTGTACTCGGGCTCGACCGCTGTGTTCCAGGTCGAACTCACCCAGTCGGCCAGGGATCGATAGATCGCGGCGGTGTCCTCCGTCGATCCGACTTCGTGGTCGCCGCCGACCACGATCAGTCCGGTCGGTCCGCCGCCGGGCCAGGGCCGGGTGGACCTGGTGGGGGAGTCGATCGAGATCGCCATCCCGACGGGTGCCTCGACCGGTAGCCGTACTGCGATGCCGTGCGACTGCCTCGGCCGGGTCCTGGCGAAGTACGCGCCGGTGATGCCGATGGGCAGCAGGGTGGCCAGCACCGCCTGGTACGCCGTGATCATGCCGCCCGCCTCGGTCAGGACGTGCACCGCGCCGTCCTTCTCATCCACCTTGACGGCGCGAGTGTGTTCGAAGATCCGTCCACCGGTCCGCTCGACCGCCGTCGCGAGACCGGCGAGATAGCGGGCCGGATGCAGCTGTACCTGATTGTCGAACCGGATGGCGGCTGTCGCAGGCACTCCGACCTCACCGCCGTCGACCAGCTGGGCGGGCAGACCTAGACAAGCAACTGCGGCTGCCTCGTTCTCCAGGGTTCCGGTGGACTCGGTGGAGTAGACGAAGGCTGGTGTCCTGAGCAGCTCACAGTCGATGTCCTCGGCATCGACCAGCGCGGCGACCTGGTCCACGGCTGCCTGGTTCGCCGCGGCGTACTGACGAGCCTTGTCAATGCCATGGCGATCGATCAGCGGGGCATAGCAGGCGCCATGTTGCGAGGTGACCTTGCCGGTCGTGTTCCCGCTCGTCCGCGATCCGATCCGCTGCGCCTCGACCACGACCACCTGTGCGCCGTCGCGCGCCAGCAGCAGCGCTGTCGTCAGACCGATCCAGCCACCGCCGACCACGACGACGTCAGCTGTCGCGTCACCGGCCAAGGCGTCGTAGCGGGGCATCTCTGCCGTTGCCGTCCACACTGAGGTCATGTGGCGCCGGTACCCGCCTGCAATCCTGGCCTGCAGGGAGCCGGCCAGACATACCGTAGGCCGACAGGTACCTGCACCTCGCGGCGGTTGGGTGCCGGAATCGGCGGGTACCCGCCGGAAATGACTGACTCTGCGATTGCGGTTCTCGATATCGACGGCACGCTGATCGATTCGAACTATCACCATGCGCTCGCTTGGTACCGGGCCCTGCGTTCAGTGGGAGAGATCTATCCGGTGTGGCGGCTGCACCGGTTGATCGGTATGGGTGGGGATCAACTGGTCACGGCTGTCGGAGGCGAGGAACTGGAACGCAGGGTGGGCGACCAGGTCCGGGAAGAGCAAGGCAAGGAAGTTGACGCGCTGCTCGAGGAGATGGCGCTGTTGCCTGGTGCTCGCGATCTTCTGGTGGCCATCAAGGAACGCGGGCACCGGCTGGTACTGGCCAGCTCTGCGCAGGAACGTCACGTCGACGTCTTCCTGGACAAACTCGATGCTCGCGGCGTCGTCGACGACTGGACGACCAGCGCTGACGTCGAGAAATCCAAACCGGCGCCGGACCTGCTACAGGTGGCCTTGAAGAAGCTGGGTGTGCCGTCCGACGCCGCGAGCGTGGTGATCGGGGACTCGGTATGGGACGTCAAGGCGGCCGGCAGAGCAGGGATGCCGGCGATCGTCGTCCGCTCCGGCGGGTTCGGCGATGACGAACTGCTCGACGCCGGCGCCAAAGCCATCTACGACACGCCCCGCGACCTCACGGAGGCCCTGGACACCACTCCGCTGGCCTGACTGTTTCCGCCCCGTTCGCGCACTTTTCGATCGCCTGGAGTGGGCACCGGGGCTCAGCGAGAGGTGGTCAACGCCTTGGTGGCCGTGCGCAGGTCGGCGAGCGGCTGGGCCGATGGTGGCCAGCCTGGTCCGGCCGTCATGGTTGTGAAACCGGTTGCGGTTACCAGATT
This region includes:
- a CDS encoding AfsR/SARP family transcriptional regulator, whose amino-acid sequence is MLIRLLGTIDVVLDGVVVPVPGLRRRALLAALALQRGAVVDKDLLVSIVWNKDAPSTAVNTLQSHVSYLRDLLGDRGVIQFRRPGYIFDADGAETDVELAERLFDQAMGTSQLSDRVRDLRATVELWRGPALADVAGLPWLEEHAGRLQHLRARVGHALLETRFALGEHARLMPELEQHLRDNPFDEQMHGHLILALYRAGRQADALAAYQRLRTTLADELGIQPSPDLRELATAILRQDPALLRPPESLELAGRPVPAQLPAPGATFTGRRVDLDRLDTLLASDRGSLAIGTIAGTAGVGKTTLALQWANRVRDRFPDGQLFADLRGYDAGPAVRPIDALTGFLAALGVPGDQIPVRDDQAAALYRTLMTGRRMLVLLDNAHTADQVRPLLPGESGSLVLITSRDRLGGLAAREGALPVPLSALTEAEAYQLLAHVLGEARVIAESAATVELARACAFLPLALRIAAANLSWQPQRRIADYLTELQVDSLRMLTVDGDPEQGVAAALDASYEALPLTARRLFRLLSLVPGLDLSVPAAAAVGALDAGDARVLVDRLVSAHLLAERAPGHYAWHDLLRAYAADRLAVQDSDEDRGAATRRLYDWCFEAVAAAADLLYPHMLCLSRTAGETIFADHAAALAWLDTERANLVAAVRHAAVPETACLLADALRGYFHLRRHSSDWLVVGESALKTATALGDVRAQAAARHSLGTAYRCLGDSPTALHHYDEALRLARLCGWQEAEATALGNLGIVYQAQGRLKAAIGRLTLAIELDRRIGRTAGLANNLGNLGAVYLDQGTLGAAVDCFDEALELNRRSGSRHGQALALTGLAQAYREAGRDKDAIGRFTEAMLHCTEIGDRDGQAIVHIGLGEVARDLGQTAEGCDHAHAALALARDGGDPRTEALALNLLASAVADPREAYRHNTRAHELAERTTVPRTQTQAMIGLATAALQLGDLDQAAHHAERALTLAARCGYRLLEGEARATSTRIHRRRRKTQQATG
- a CDS encoding TetR/AcrR family transcriptional regulator, whose product is MPDRPSRPGGRSNRVLTAIYTAVGELVGQGADKISFPVIAERAGVNPTTLYRRWPDVHALLEDVAVAALTRDGESVPDTGSLEQDLTEWATIIAGDITRPERARYLRAMVAARADLVANCAVTDARREQAAEMVRRATERGEKTPTIPQILDHIVAPLYYNVIFALPLDDDHPRRLVRDVLAMAR
- a CDS encoding MFS transporter; the encoded protein is MFSRSVSFVVAGAAGAATLTAASAPSPLYPVYQRLWGFSAFVLTVVFAVYVFALLGALLTVGSLSDRVGRRPVASGALVLLALGMVLFAIAGGTGGLVVARIVQGLAVGAATGTTTAMIMDSAPNSRFGSVVSSAVPSLGIVIGAVLAGALVEFAPLPRQLVFWILGGVYLVLAALVWLIPEGARPKPAARESLWRSLRPSAGLPPAVRPVFFALVPSMAATWALAGLYLSLGSSVLGHVLEVHSHFVVGIVLGVFFAAGAVGTVVSSVSTRWREWLGYGTLALGVLITIAAMLLTTLPIYVAGSAVAGLGFGATFHFAVQALGDAAPDGRRGEVFATMYIVSYIAFSVPALAAGLAAERFGLEPTAVAYGALEVALILIATAAGIIRAHRQFSENEPLTDQGIQSTKLH
- a CDS encoding SDR family oxidoreductase: MPVIAIVGAGPGMGLSIAKLFGGHGFEVALVARDAAKLDTLVTDLKSHGVSAAAFTADVTDRPSLVAAFEQITKVFGPVDVLEYSPATRELDMAGPLDVTPDNLQPQIEYYLYGAVTAAAQVLPAMREAGTGTLLFTTGGGSINPHPAMGNVNAAAAALRSWVLNLHQVLDGSGVYAAHLAISAWIGSGPPEAEPDAIAATYWDLYQSRDRAEVNYIA
- a CDS encoding TetR/AcrR family transcriptional regulator, which codes for MSADGAASVQVNEAGPLRRDAERNRERIVAAARQAYAEAGLEVSMAEVARRAGVGIATLFRRFPAREDLIDAVFADRMDAYVEAADRGLADPDPWNGFAGFVEAICGMQAADRGVADLLTMTFPAAEALQVKHARALERSIQLIDRAKAAGHLRADFTHQDLAILLMANAGVVGATGQAAPDAWRRLVAYMLQAFAASGSAAQNAELPPAPTPAALYQATLQLGSTSRRG
- a CDS encoding malonic semialdehyde reductase; translated protein: MNPKDYTDYTDPDELRLGRLDEQAKRVLFTEARTANTFADTPVPDAELRDIWELAKWGPTSANTQPLRVLYVHPGEARDRLVKHMNEGNQAKTASAPAVAVLATDTRFHEHIPAVLPFRPELKDTFAANAELRTEAAKFNAILQAGYFILSVRAHGLAAGPMGGFDAAGMDSEFFPDGRLHSILVVNIGHPGKAPWLPRLPRLSHDDVLQWA
- a CDS encoding NADPH-dependent F420 reductase: MAAVPRYSIVGSGNVGSALARLFARAGIEVSITNTRGPESLRELTDELGAGVHAVPLDQALASDVVLMAIPFPAIAEFGRSLPDWTGKTVVDATNAHYASDAEHILGGLLSSQYVAAQLSGATVVKAFNQLPANVLSEALDPTVGRRVVFVASDDQEAGERIAKLVDSLGLSPVELGRLAEGGRLIEAPNALVLRNLVERPLS
- a CDS encoding MarR family winged helix-turn-helix transcriptional regulator; the protein is MTTTRWLDEREDRAWRSLMAMQEGLAEYLDRQLRTRSSLSTPDYQVLAHLSEAVDGGLRPFELGRLLHWEKSRLSQHLSRMEKRGLVARERCLTDQRGAVIVISPQGRALIEAAAPLHVAEVRAAVIDHLTAEELETLTAIGDKVRKRLEELGAED